One Actinosynnema pretiosum DNA segment encodes these proteins:
- a CDS encoding thiolase family protein, whose product MQRPLILDAARTPFGRYRGGLSGVRVDDLAALPISELLRRHPDLDPARVDDVLYGNTNGAGEENRNIGRMAALLAGLPPTVPGAAVNRLCASGGEAIVQASRALAMGDADVVVAGGVEGMTRAPFVVPRPDRPFADRLEPVSTALGWRLVNPRMPSAWTVPLGRAAEQVAAELGITRERMDQYALRSHRRASAAWDAGVHDGFAFPVQLPDGSAVRRDESVRPETSAEKLAKLKPAFSDGGTVTAGNSSPLNDGAAAVLLGTESLAAELGVTPLGEVLGSAVTAGEPQRFTLAPVGAIRKLLGRLGIGGADVDLWEINEAFAAMALSVLHHLPEVDREKVNVHGGAIAYGHPLGASMPRVVVDLCRHLRARGGGVGVAAACVGVGQGMAIAVRV is encoded by the coding sequence ATGCAGCGCCCACTGATCCTCGACGCCGCCCGCACGCCGTTCGGCCGTTACCGGGGCGGGCTCTCCGGTGTCCGGGTCGACGACCTGGCCGCCCTGCCGATCTCCGAGCTGCTGCGCAGGCACCCGGACCTGGACCCGGCGCGCGTCGACGACGTGCTGTACGGGAACACGAACGGGGCCGGTGAGGAGAACCGGAACATCGGGCGGATGGCCGCGCTGCTGGCGGGCCTGCCGCCGACGGTGCCGGGCGCGGCGGTGAACCGGCTGTGCGCGTCCGGCGGCGAGGCGATCGTGCAGGCCTCGCGCGCGCTCGCGATGGGCGATGCGGACGTGGTCGTGGCGGGCGGGGTGGAGGGCATGACCCGCGCGCCGTTCGTGGTGCCGAGGCCGGACCGGCCGTTCGCGGACCGGCTGGAGCCGGTGTCCACGGCGCTGGGCTGGCGGCTGGTGAACCCGAGGATGCCGTCCGCGTGGACGGTCCCGCTGGGGCGGGCCGCGGAGCAGGTGGCCGCCGAGCTGGGCATCACCCGCGAGCGGATGGACCAGTACGCGCTGCGCTCGCACCGGCGGGCGTCGGCGGCGTGGGACGCGGGCGTGCACGACGGGTTCGCGTTCCCGGTGCAGCTGCCGGACGGGTCGGCGGTGCGCAGGGACGAGTCGGTGCGGCCGGAGACGAGCGCGGAGAAGCTGGCGAAGCTCAAGCCCGCGTTCAGCGACGGCGGCACGGTGACGGCGGGCAACTCCTCGCCGCTCAACGACGGCGCGGCGGCGGTGCTGCTGGGCACCGAGTCGCTGGCCGCCGAGCTGGGGGTCACCCCGCTGGGCGAGGTGCTGGGGTCGGCGGTCACGGCGGGCGAGCCGCAGCGGTTCACCCTGGCGCCGGTGGGGGCGATCCGGAAGCTGCTGGGGCGGCTGGGCATCGGCGGTGCGGACGTGGACCTGTGGGAGATCAACGAGGCGTTCGCGGCGATGGCGCTGTCGGTGCTGCACCACCTGCCCGAGGTGGACCGGGAGAAGGTGAACGTGCACGGCGGGGCGATCGCCTACGGGCACCCGCTGGGGGCGTCGATGCCGAGGGTCGTGGTGGACCTGTGCAGGCACCTGCGGGCGCGCGGCGGCGGCGTGGGCGTCGCGGCGGCGTGCGTGGGGGTCGGGCAGGGCATGGCGATCGCGGTGCGGGTCTGA